GACCCGGGTTTCCATCCTCGCCATTTTGCAATGTGGGGACACAGAAGCCGCGTTCTGACTGAGGAATAAAACAAGTTGAGCTCGTGTATGTGTTCACAGTGAgtatgtttgtttggtttttaaaaagccCGCCCTTTTATTGGTGTCACAAGTGAGGCAGAAACACATCAAGACGAAATAAGATAGCAAGCTAGCTGGTATGCTAGCAGCGTGTGTTCAAACTTCGTCTCTTTTTCACTTCCGGCGGCTTGTATTCCAGCTCCGACAGCATCTTGCGTGTTAGGACGGGAAAATATGCAAGGCTGAGAGTTGAACTTGCAACTGTAGGAGGAAGGGGAAAGAGTCGTGTGGCGTTTGTAGATGAGACATAACAGGTGTCCATCGAGACACGTCCACACGGGCTATTTATAGAAATACAGGATTTTGGTGCCGAAAAGACAAGGAATGCGTGGCAGGGAGCTGTGGGTCGCTGCTCGTCAAGCAAAGCAGAAGTGGCAGAAAGAGGAAGAGGATTTGTGGTTAGAAAGTGAAGGATTAGTGGAAGATGAAAGGAATGTGTAAACACCAGCACGTGCTGGCTTATCAACGTTATCACTAAAACACCACATCACCTTCCCTTTCTATCGCCAAAACGCCATGTGCGGCAGGATCTCGTGGTTTTAAAGCTGAGCTAACAACTAGGGGTACATGATAATTATCGGGAATTATGACGTAACatcaggcctgtcacaataatcgattaatcgaacgggCAGATAGCTAATTATGACGCCCTGGATAAATGGTTTCATCTGctggtctctctgtgccacccaggctggatgacaagagggttcactctgcatgtgtctgtgtgcattgcttctatagtggaatgaacagatagagtgaaccctcctgtcctctcattcagcctctttgtggaggcggggctgctagttAGCctctaacatgaatgaaggcacagaagcgatggtttctaaggcaaaAACAACacccccagtgtgggaatatttcagttttaaacagaatgaacaaggtgactgcatgaacacagacgaccgacacggacagttttctccactggggaaaaaaaacaactgatggAGGTGcctcgtcccgacagtcagcgCTTACGGAGGTGTTTGGtcagtaaatataaacaaaatagtgcacaatggtgcgcgctcacagacagtgttgctGGCTACGTTGCAAAAGAACATATAGAAGaacaacatacatacaggcaacttctgtgtcaagctaatgtggctcacacaggtacgctatacttgagtaccatctagtggttcaaatctgaattacacctctcatgacattaatggaaaaatagtttaaaaacgTTGTCGATATTATCGattatcaacgataatttgtagcacaatgaTGAACTAGAAAAATGTGCTATCGTGACAGGTCTATGTAACATTGATAAGTGCGATAACATTAAAAGTAACTTTCATAACCAATCATTTAAAacaatgctccaatgaggcgaggttACCTGTACTTTGGGaggggtgagcaaatcaagcgctcctttttttctcctgcctgtgacgttcaCAGCCTGTCGTGACCAGAGCTGACCTGTAAACTAACATTGACTTtccaaggaagacattttgtgtgctaGTTGTTCCAAATGCTTggcaatgagggggaaaaagcccatcaagcacacaaaaaccctcatcagccacctgaaacgccattgctgcagcgtttgaaaagtgcaaaaggtttgccagagacctccgtggcgtcacaccggctgctcggagcgtgtgcccaaatacagtgcaccttgctgggacacagcaggtggctcctgcCCCTCTAtaatctggttctcctgacctccgtattGTAAATGCCAATACTTGTTTGTAAGTgtgttgtgattggctggtgaccaatcCAATGTGGACCTCATGTCTGAgccaatgtcagctgggataggctccagctcacgtCCATGAGGGCATGTAGAAAATGACGGTGTGATGTCGATGTGCTAATATTTTTTGTGTCAGTGTTTTTGTGTCAGGTCATGGAAGACGTCAACAGTGTCGCTGTGCTTATCGCCGCCACCgccgcctcctcttcctcctcctctccgcCATCCCAGATCCAGCAAGCGGCGGAGGAGCAGGGCGCCGAGCCTCCTCAGCGATTCCCGCACAAACAAGCTGCCAATTCTCTCATCCAGGTCATAGAGAAGCTGAGTAAGATTGTGGAGAAGCGACCGCAGCAGCACCGCTGCACCCTGACGGGACAGAAGGTCCAGCAGAGGGGATGTGAGGGTGAGAGGGGCAACGttggagaagaagaaagaggaagaggatCGCCCTACAAGAAGGTCAGGATGGATGTTGAGGCTGATGAGAGTTTGATTGGTGACCTCAACAACAACGATAACAACGTTAACGCCACTGGAATGGAGGAGGAACAGAAGCATACGTGCTACCAGTGCAGCCTGTGTCCCTACATGTCGGCCACGCTGGCCCTCCTCAAGGAGCACCTGAAGCAGCACAACAAGCAGAACCAGGACCTCATCCTCATGTGTTCAGAGTGCCGCTTCAGCTCCCGAGACCAGGTCCAGCTGGAGGAGCACGTCAGGATGCACCTGGACAGCTCGGACGGCAAGGACTCGCCTGCGTGGGATCCTCTCGGTGAGGACGGCGGCCTGGTTGGGTCGGAAAGCGACGCATGCTCccctgagcagcagcagcagcagaagaagtGGTACAGCTACGAGGAGTACGGCCTGTACCGTTGCCTGATCTGCAGCTATGTGTGCAGCCAGCAGCGCATGCTCAAGACGCACGCCTGGAAGCATGCCGGCCTCCTCGACTGCTCCTACCCCGtctttgaggaggaagaagagactCCCGCCAAGCGTGAGTCGGCGGCCGTCAACAACACAGCACCCCAGAAGCAGGTGGTCCTCCTTTCACCGGCTGTCCAGGAAAAGATCCTGCAGAAGCTCCCGACGGCCTTCAAGCTGCAGCTGTGCGTGCCTCTTCCAGCTGGCAGCAAACAGGACGCTCTAAGTCCGCCTAGCGCCACCAAAGACGAGCATATCCACTACCCTGCGAAGGATCTGACCCGTGGCGAGCCCATGATGGAGGTGCATGTGACCACTGAGGCAGAGACTGAAGAGGAACTGTCCTCGGTGGCGGACAGCCTGCTGTCATCAGCACAGAAGATCATCAACAACGATCCCAATAGCGTCGGACACATGAACGTCATCGTGGAGCGTCTGCCCTCAGCCGAGGATTCTGTTATGGCCGCCAATCCGCTGCTGCTCGGCCCCGATGTGGAAGGCCAGAGCTTACTGGATGTGCCCACGGAGGAACAAGAAAACCAGGGCGCTCATGGAGAGGAGGAGCTAGGCACTGACATCACACCCTCCCTGGTTAGAAGTAGTGACTCACCGCGGGATGAAAACGTACCTCCGGCCGGCCGCAAGAGGACCCACTCGGAGTCGCTCCGTCTTCACTCGTTGGCCGCCGAGGTCCTGATCGCCATGCCGATGAGGACCGCTGTCTCCACGAGCCAGAAAGCGGTGGAGGCGACCACGGGAGGACTCAAGCCGTCAGAGGAAGAGACCCCAGCAACCCTGCTGGACACGGACCTTCACAGCAAGGTCAAGGACACGGGACTCGGGGATGGCGACGGGGAAGGTCCTGCCGCTAAGGCCGGCATCAGCTCGTCTTTGCTCACCGTCATCGAAAGACTGCGGGAGCGCTCCGACCAGAACGCCTCCGATGAGGACATCTTGAAGGAGCTTCAGGATAACGCCCAGGTCCACACCGGCGCCATGCTGACCGCCAACGGAGCCCAGAGTTTTGTCTGCAGCGTGGCGGACGCACTGACGGCGCCGGGCGATGGAGGGCTGGTGGACTACATCCCCGGTAGCGAGAGGCCATACCGCTGCCGCCTGTGCCGCTACAGCAGCGGCAACAAGGGCTACATCAAGCAGCACCTGCGCGTGCACCGCCAGCGCCAACCCTACCAGTGTCCCATCTGCGAGCACATCGCCTCGGACAGCAAGGACCTGGAGAGTCACATGATCCACCACTGCAAGACCAGGATGTACCAGTGCCAGCAGTGCCAGGACGCCTTCCACTACAAGGTGAGACAGAAACTCACAGATGCAGCTAGCAATACCTCCTAAGCAGGTACCTTATCTGGTATCTCTTAGTGTCTCATATGCTCTCTGGGTCATGTGATGACGCTCGCCAAGGAGAACACAATTTATCGCCCACTGAGGTGGAAAGTTGTCTTTGGCTCACCAGCACAGGACACAGACagcactaaaatacaaataaaaagataaATCAGAAACAATGAAAGCAGGGAAAGGTAAGATAACGTCTGGTAAGATAACCTCTAGTAAAGGT
The sequence above is a segment of the Dunckerocampus dactyliophorus isolate RoL2022-P2 chromosome 3, RoL_Ddac_1.1, whole genome shotgun sequence genome. Coding sequences within it:
- the znf507 gene encoding zinc finger protein 507 isoform X1, translating into MFLCQVMEDVNSVAVLIAATAASSSSSSPPSQIQQAAEEQGAEPPQRFPHKQAANSLIQVIEKLSKIVEKRPQQHRCTLTGQKVQQRGCEGERGNVGEEERGRGSPYKKVRMDVEADESLIGDLNNNDNNVNATGMEEEQKHTCYQCSLCPYMSATLALLKEHLKQHNKQNQDLILMCSECRFSSRDQVQLEEHVRMHLDSSDGKDSPAWDPLGEDGGLVGSESDACSPEQQQQQKKWYSYEEYGLYRCLICSYVCSQQRMLKTHAWKHAGLLDCSYPVFEEEEETPAKRESAAVNNTAPQKQVVLLSPAVQEKILQKLPTAFKLQLCVPLPAGSKQDALSPPSATKDEHIHYPAKDLTRGEPMMEVHVTTEAETEEELSSVADSLLSSAQKIINNDPNSVGHMNVIVERLPSAEDSVMAANPLLLGPDVEGQSLLDVPTEEQENQGAHGEEELGTDITPSLVRSSDSPRDENVPPAGRKRTHSESLRLHSLAAEVLIAMPMRTAVSTSQKAVEATTGGLKPSEEETPATLLDTDLHSKVKDTGLGDGDGEGPAAKAGISSSLLTVIERLRERSDQNASDEDILKELQDNAQVHTGAMLTANGAQSFVCSVADALTAPGDGGLVDYIPGSERPYRCRLCRYSSGNKGYIKQHLRVHRQRQPYQCPICEHIASDSKDLESHMIHHCKTRMYQCQQCQDAFHYKSQLRSHEREHHSNVCDTTALTAVAETATVAEECEREADEECASQKTFKCDACDYTSTTYVGVRNHRRIHNSDKPYRCCSCNFATTNMNNLKSHMRRHPQEQQAVQLLEQYRCSLCGYVCSHPPSLKSHMWKHAGDQNYNYEQVNKAINEAISQSSRAPVKVSAVQESMTVASQEADTADSQKLQRKEPVQVQVQPRPGMEYCVLLFCCCICGFESTSKERLLEHMKEHEGDLINIILSKEQQAEAQAPPPP
- the znf507 gene encoding zinc finger protein 507 isoform X2, with product MFLCQVMEDVNSVAVLIAATAASSSSSSPPSQIQQAAEEQGAEPPQRFPHKQAANSLIQVIEKLSKIVEKRPQQHRCTLTGQKVQQRGCEGERGNVGEEERGRGSPYKKVRMDVEADESLIGDLNNNDNNVNATGMEEEQKHTCYQCSLCPYMSATLALLKEHLKQHNKQNQDLILMCSECRFSSRDQVQLEEHVRMHLDSSDGKDSPAWDPLGEDGGLVGSESDACSPEQQQQQKKWYSYEEYGLYRCLICSYVCSQQRMLKTHAWKHAGLLDCSYPVFEEEEETPAKRESAAVNNTAPQKQVVLLSPAVQEKILQKLPTAFKLQLCVPLPAGSKQDALSPPSATKDEHIHYPAKDLTRGEPMMEVHVTTEAETEEELSSVADSLLSSAQKIINNDPNSVGHMNVIVERLPSAEDSVMAANPLLLGPDVEGQSLLDVPTEEQENQGAHGEEELGTDITPSLVRSSDSPRDENVPPAGRKRTHSESLRLHSLAAEVLIAMPMRTAVSTSQKAVEATTGGLKPSEEETPATLLDTDLHSKVKDTGLGDGDGEGPAAKAGISSSLLTVIERLRERSDQNASDEDILKELQDNAQVHTGAMLTANGAQSFVCSVADALTAPGDGGLVDYIPGSERPYRCRLCRYSSGNKGYIKQHLRVHRQRQPYQCPICEHIASDSKDLESHMIHHCKTRMYQCQQCQDAFHYKSQLRSHEREHHSNVCDTTALTAVAETATVAEECEREADEECASQKTFKCDACDYTSTTYVGVRNHRRIHNSDKPYRVAGLPQPLSSGRNWEEALLLRIERSQMRWLGHLVRMPPWGGFQGTSDR